In Euphorbia lathyris chromosome 2, ddEupLath1.1, whole genome shotgun sequence, the sequence GGCTCCATCACACGGGCCCGTGTCCCAAATGTCGTCATGAATTGCTTCAAATTTTTAAGCAATATTGCCATGGTTGGACAACCTTTTTTAAAGTTgtaaaacattttttaatataaaaaaaaatgaatactaGCAttgcattttcatatttataattaaaataaattatatataatataataatttgtggGGCTAGTGCGTAACTTATAAAGAAGACGTGATGAAGGAGGGAAGGGAGTTACGATGGAAGGAGGAACTAAGAACTCGACATTACAATCTAAGGCGACTACAGACAGCACAAGCACAAAGGAGAGCCCTATTTCTAGCATTGATACGGGACTTTCTTCTAAAAATGAATCGGCGAGGCCTGAGGTTCAACCCCGCCGGATATTATGAATTAGCTGAGTTGGAACTGTAGGGGGCTGGGAAACACCCGTGCAATTCAGACATTGGGAGATTTGGTGAAGTCTCACAATCCCGATATTGTTTTCCTTATTGAGACACTAGTTACTCAAGACAAAATTACGGTTATAAAACAGAAGTTAAAGTTTGGTGGTGGTATTTCCGTGGATAGAAGAGGTCGAAGTGGGGGGTTAGCTGTCTTATGGAAGGAGGATATTGACCTTAATATATCCTCCTTCTCCTCACAACATATTGAGATGATCATAAACGACAAAGAGTTAGGTCATTGGAGATGCATAGGGTTCTATGGACAAGCTGACCGAATCAGGCATGAGGAGTCGTAGGATCTGCTACGTAGGCTCAAACCTTTATCCACTCTGCCTACTGCTATGATTGGTGACTTCAATTGCCTTCGTGATCCCATTGAGAAGGAGGGAGGGGCGTCATATCCTATTGCTTTATGTGAGGCTTTTAACCGAGCCATTGACAAACTTGGGCTACAAGAGATTAATCTAATTGGAAGTCAATTCACTTGGGAAAGGAGCCGCGGTTCATCAAATTAGGTTCGTGAGAGGTTAGACAGATGTTTTGTGGATGAACGTTGGGCGGAAAGGTATCAGAATGATTCTTCGAGAAATTGTATTACTGGTTATTCGGATTATAATCCGATTCTTCTCAAATTAAAAGCTGAATTGGGAACTAGTAGGAAATGCAGGTTCCGTTTTGAGATGGCATGTATCAAGGAGCATGGTTTTGACGAATTTGTAAAAAATAATTGGCCCAATCAACGTAATCTGACAGTTACAGAGAAGCTGGCAGCATCCGCTGCTTCAATGGAACAATGGGGCAGAACTTATAGGCGACAATTCTCTGCAAAATTGGCAATGATGAAGCGCCAGATGGAGGTTCTGTGTGATAGGGTGGATACAAACTCGGTAAACAAGTTCCTGGAGGTCAGAAGTAAATTGAATGAATTATTAGCACAAGAAGAGACTTATTGGCATCAAAGGGCGAAAATTTACTGGTTAAAGGATGGCGATCGAAACACTCGATACTTCCATTCTTGCGCACATGCCCGTCAAAAGAAGAATCGCATCAGCCAATtaattgatgaaaatggtaGCAGCATAACAGTACAATAGGAATTATGCAATCACATCCAATTACACTTTCAGAACATTTATTCTCCTTCAAACATTACAGATTCAGTGCATTTAAATGTGCTGGATGTTGTAGTGACGGAGGAGATGAATCAGAATTTGGCTAGACCATTCATTGAAGCAGAGTTCAAGGAGGCGCTATTTCAGACGTTTCCTGATAAATCCCCGGGTCCCGATGGCCTCAACCTGGGGTTCTATCAACACTTCTGGTCTATAATTGGCGAGGATATGGTCAAAGCGTGTAAGAGTTGGCTCGACAAATGTGAATTTTTGGATGGTTTAAACACTACAACTGTAGTTTTAATTCCAAAAGGCGATAATCCATTGAAAATTGGGGATTTCAGACTGATTTCGTTATGTAACGTTATTTACAAAGTGTTAGCAAAAGTACTGGCAAACAGACTCAATAAGATCCTCCCTTATATAATCAGCGAGAGTCAGACGGCTTTTGTCCCTAGGCGATCTATTACTGATTGTGTACAGGTGGCTTTTGAATCTTTACACCATAAAGAGGAATCAGAGAGGGCAGAAAGGTAATGTGGctcttaaaattgatattagcaaagcctatgatagaGTTGATTGGAGATTCCTCGAAGCTGTTTTAATTAGAATGGGCTTTCAACCCACATGGGTTGAATGGATTAAACTCTGTGTTACATCGATAAAATACCACATTACTGTAAATGGGGACCTGGTGGGTCCTATCTCCCCGGGTAGAGGTTTGAGGCAAGGGGACCCATTGTCTCCTTATCTATTCATCTTGTGTGCAAAAGTTTTATCAAAACTCTTATCTAGAGCCGAAGCCGATAATTTGATCACATGCTATAAAATTCATCACAGAGCACCATCGGTATCACATCTGTTCTTCGCTTATgatagatttttattttttggggcCACTATAGATGAAGCAAAGGTGATTGCAGACATTCTTGCCAGGTATGAAGAAGCTTCTGGTCAAGCTATCAATTTTAACAAGTCTGGTATTTTCTTTAGCCCTAATGTGCATAATGATGTCAGTCAACACATAAAGTTGCTGCTTGGTGTTTCGAATCCTCTGGATACTGGAAGGTATCTGGGCCTCCCCTCTCTTATTGGGAGGTCCAAAAGGAATGTTTTTAGTTTTCTGCTTGACAGGTTAAGTAAAAGATTAATTAGTTGGGGATTCAGGTTCTTTTCAGGAGCAGGGAAGGAAGTCCTTATCAAAGCTGTTGCTCAAGCCCTTCCAACCTTCTGCATGAGTACTTTCCTACTACCATTATCTATATATGATGAATTGCAGAAAATGATGAACTTATTCTGGTGGGGTATAAAACCGAACGGCAAACGGAATATCCATTGGTTTGATTAGTCAAAAATGTGCCTTAACAAAAGTCAAGAGGGAATGGGTTTCCGTGATCTACACTTATTCAATTTAGCCCTTTTAGGAAAACAAGGTTGGAAACTGGTTTCAGCGCCAAACTCATTGGTAAGTAAGATTTTCAAAGCAAGATATTTTCAGAATAGtactttcctttcttcaaatttGGGTAATAATCCTAGTATGATTTGGAGGGATGTTTGGAGCTCGATCCCGGTTTTAAAACTCGGGTTAAAATGGAGGGTGGGGAATGGTGAGACAATCCGAATTTTAGAAGATCCTTGGATTGAGGCTGACGGCCAGCCGAGAGGCATTATGAGTGCTGATTGTTTAGAGATGAACGCTAGAGTGAAGGACTTATTCATGGATGGCTTTAAAATCTGGGATAAGGGTAAAGTGGAATCTCAATTCCAGGAAGTGGAAGCTGTTGCAATTCTAAAAGTGATATTACCGTATAGGGAGATGGAGGATAGAATGATATGGATGCATACTAAAAATGGAATTTACACCCCAAAATCAGGATATAAGGCACTCGAATCTTCGCGTGTAAATGTCATTGATTCTATGGGATGGAGGAGAGTCTGGCAGTTAAATTTACCTCCGAATGTGAAGCACTTTTTATGGAAGTTTTACGCGGGTTGTTTACCTCTTAGACATACGCTTCAGGCAAGAAGAATGGCTATTCAAATGGAGTGTTGTCTATATCTGACCGATATCGAACACAGCTGGCACTTATTTGCAGATTGCCCCTTCGCAGTTAGCTGCTGGGATAAGGCTCGTGTTACTGCTCCAATTGGTCTTCATGACACTGCTGCAGATTGGTTCTTCGAGCAATGTGAATTAGCATCTGATAGTGATCTTATTAAAACTGTGCTGGTTTTTTATACGATCTGGCAGCAACGTAACGCACTGATGTGGAAGGGAGTGGTACAGCAGCCTGATGTATGCTGGACGCGTTGTTTGGGATTTTATGAGGAGTGGAAATCGCACAATCTACAGGTTCAATCAACTATCGAAACAGCAGTTCGTCCCTAAATTCAGTGGGTCCCGCCGCCTGCTGGTCATTTGACATGCAACACGGATGGTGCTGTCTTCAAAGAGAAACAGTCGGGTGGCCTGGGATGTGTAGTTCGGGATAGCCAGGGTAAGGTAATTGTTGCCTGCAGCGCGAAGGTTATTGGTGTAACGGAACCTCGTGTTGTTGAAATTCTGGCAATCCGGAAAGCATTGGGTTTAGCAGCAAACGAGGGTTGGGAACGAGTTATATTTGAGTCGGATGCGCAAGGAGTGGTCTCTAGTATTCTAAACAACAGCGAAGATCTTTCTGACTATGGTTGCATATTACATGATTGTAGGGATATTTTGAGTTCTAGACCGGGTTACTCCGTCTTATTTATACCACGGTTAGCGAACACAGCTGCTCATGCGATGACAAGACAGGCTGGTTCCTTAGCTAACGATTACATTTCTTTTTCTGAACCGAGTTGGATCGGTGATTCCATTGTAAGAGACGTATTTTGTGATGTTTAATAAAGTTTATctctgtttcaaaaaaaaaaaaagaaatgaaagcATGCAAAACCTTTAAATCGTGTGGAGCTGAAATTCAGCAGCTCTCCCCTTTGTCGATGCACGTGTCGTTGGCTGCGGTAGAATTGGCTCCATCACACGAGCCCGTGTCCCAAATATCGTCATCAATTGCTTCAAATTTTTAAGCAATATTGTCATGGTTGGACAACCTTTTTTAAAGTTgtaaaacattttttaatataaaaaaaatgaatactaGTATtgcattttaatatttataattaaaataaattatatataatataataatttgtggGGCTAGTGCGTAACTTATAAATTCGATTATTGATGGTGTATTTTTTAACAAAAGTTATCAAAATGATGTGGATGAATGAGaggataaaatattatatttttattaagattTGTTAATTTTTGATATTCTTTTTTAAGAAACTTCTATTGGAAATAGACATGTCCACGGACTCAGTGTACCCGGCCCGCATAGGGCCGTGTCCCTTAGATCGGGCTTGAACAACGGGATTAATTTTAAGTAtgggtataattttttttaagaaacctCTATTGGAAatatattcaatatatatattttaagtataaattttatttttttataattaaaaattatgtatatagttttaggtgggtttatatggattggtttttaaatttgatttttaaacccgAGTCCAGTCTAACTCTAGTCCGCCTAAATTAATAGAAAGTTGAGCTGAGTTTTATTACCTGCTTTCGGGTCAATTACACTTATGTCAACTGAAGTTTACCATTTTTAATGTTATGATTGAAATTCAATTCTTAACGTTATGATtactgaattttatatttttgaacATGCGTTGACCAACCTTTTTAACCGTTGACCAATCTTTAAATTAGTAAACaataatttaagaattaaaatagaGTGGCCACGGGTAGAGTAGATTGGCCATGCGTGTAATTTAACCCTTTCCTTTCTGATTTCAGACTAATTTCATTCTCAGGTCATATTCTACACTTCCTAAAATCACTTGATCCAATTTTTGTGATCGAAGTCAGTCGGGAAAACTCCGCCGGCCAGTTTACCTACTGGAGATAGAATCAAATGATGCCATAAAGGAATGGGGACGGGCGCTTCAAGAGAAGAGCCACGGACTGGTTTTGTAGGGCCACGGATTGGCGAACAGGAGTtagattcttttgatttcatAAAGAATAAGCTTCAATTGGAAAAGCCATCCACCTCTTACTCTCAACCAAAGCTTCAGGTAATGGCTGCTCATTCAATCCAGTTTTGACAATTTTCGATAGGGATTTTCGCTGCTTAATTAACGAATTGGAGAACATTTTCTTTTGAATCAACCTTCGTTTTCATTAGATTTTCATAATTAACCATATTATTCGTACAATTTAGACTGTTCCGAAGTGGAATTTAAAGTTCTACGCATTCAATAACTGATATAATACTGTTTTACAGTGATTTCTGTTGTTTTTCATTTCAGTCTCTAGCTCACTTACATAGGAGTAGTATTCCGACGAAGTCATTTACTTACCAAGAGCTAGCAAAAGCCACTGATGATTTCTCAGACAACAACTCCCTCGGCTGGGATGGTTGTTGTTATTATGTTTATCGAGGGAAACTTTCGACTACCGAAGTTATGATTAAGGACTTTGGAGCTTGTTAAGATGGTTGGATACTGCGTTGGTGCAGGTATCAGAATGCTTGTTTTGGAGCTTGTTCCCAACAACACCTTGGACTTTCATTTATATGGTGAGCTATTCCCCTCTGATAATTTAGCTTTGTTAGATATTCCATGTCCCTTAATTAGGGAGCTATATAGCTACTTATGTATGTGAGGCCACATCCTCCTTTGAGGTACCTCTTGGGTTGAGTTAGACATTTGTTTACCTGATATTTGCTTCACGATCCATATGGTTTTGGGCATGAGTGTGCCTGTTAGATATACTGCATTGCTTAATTAGAGAGCTATATAGCTCTTTATATATGTGAGTCAATTCTCCTTCTATGACGTACCTTTTTGCAGTGGGCTTGGCCTTTGCTTACACTTTTCTTATCTTAATATGTAACAAATTTTGAGGTTTCAAAACCTTATATCCTACCATTTAATGCGAAAGGCTTCTCGGTATGAAATGAGTCTGCTTCTTATAAGCTATATGAGGCATATATATGTTCATTATAATCATGTCATATAACACATCTGTTTGTGTTTGTAAGTTAAGCTGTTAAGTGTGAAAACGACATTGCAGGAGGGGAAACACCTAGCATCAATTGGGAAAACAGAATGAAAATAGCTTTAGGTGTTGCGAAAGGATTGGTGTATTTACACAAAGATTGTGAGTATATGAAATGAAGAATTTCTATTGCTTCTAATTAATTAACTGGTAATAAGCCATATGATAATATGAGGTTTAAGTATATCTCAATTCTTATTTGATTCTCATCTTTAGGTGATCCCACTGTCATTCATAGGATTATTAAGTTGAGCAATGTACTTCTTGATTTTGACTTCGAGCCGAAGGTAAAACTTATGAGACAAATTTATTACAGTTCAGTCATTCTcgctaaatatttataaatttcaaaGAACACATTTTTTAAGTTGTTGAATTGAACAGATTCGTGCCATTGTGCCCTTATACATCTTTTTTATTCTATGAAGTCCTAAAACTTTATACCTGTCCAAATTAGTAATCCTAATGCAGTTTAATGCTTGGATATGAAACAGATAGTTCAAGTTCTAGAAGGAGATATGTCGATGAAGCTTTTATGGCAGCACGGAAAAGATAAGCATTACATACGTACTCTATTATGTTAGAATCTAGCAACATTTTACTTGGAATACTTTTAAGCACATGTTCATtgttttgtaaaaggctgctgcTGCTGATAGAGATAAAGAAGTCATTTTGTACTCAAGGGGGAGGGGGCTCTGTGTTCTTCATATTTCTGTAAACCCATTTAAGTTGAATAGATATGAAAATATCTCTTTAGTTCTCTGCGAGAACCATAATATGCTTCGTTCGGCATAAAAAGTTGTGTTGCGGGTATAGGATCCCCTGTGGTAATGGAGAGTGTCACCTACGGGCAGCCGTGGGGCCAGAACTTAAGGTTTGGGACCTTGACTAGTGACGGAGAGGGTGGCTGAAAACCAGCAGAGGCAGCCTTAAAACCACTCTACCATGGGGTGGTGTAGGCGGCTAAGGCACTACCATGCTCCCTAAACTTTGGGCTGTTTCCCGCCTCTGCCtatgtgtatgtatatatatgtattttattgGAAAATGATTGCtgtaaagaaaagaaaagaaaatctgCAATTGTTATAATGTGGAACTTATAACTTGAGCAAAATAACTCTTGTAAAAGAATATAGTTTAAAgatttattgatttatttttttatttcacttTTGAGAAATACTTTTGTATTTTAAATGTTTCGTCAGTAGTATCTTAAAAGAAGTCACTCAGAATAGTTAATAAATATAGATATACAAGAGAATATATAGTCATTATTTGCCTATGGaccaatataaaataattaaataaagtgATAAAGTGTATAAATATTCTTAAGGTTGGTaggtaaaaataattttatccctaatgtcaTAAAGAATACAATTATATCTCTAATAGAGGTGGTAATTTTTGACACAACAATACGATTTATATAAACAATCCGACTTAAACGGCATGATTGATATGAAAATGATTTTTCTATTATCTAAATCATATATGAGAACATGAGTTTGACACGAAATCAGAAATTGTCATCCCtgattaattttatcattaaCTATAATTATACTCTACATAGTCATTAATCTCGTTAGCTCCACTCTTTATATGTGCTATATTATCATTCATCaataataaatcaaataaacgtaCAACATTTACAAATTCATATGTAAATAGTACGGTTGTGTGTAAGCCGTTTGGCTTATAAACTCAATAAAGAAAAGATAATATAACCAATTGCACATTAACATGACGAATATAACACTTTAAGTAAATATTATAACTAGTGCTCCAACTTTTTATGTCTTGCATACGTGACAATACTCTAGCACATGAAAAATAAGATGAATATTGCAACCTCGCGAAGCTGCAGTTCATAAGCAACTTTGCCAATTATCTTGAGAATTGATAGCCtctcaatttgcataaaatgtgcagttagccctctgaacttgcataaaatgtaatcaattgatcactcagttgcaaaaaaaagtaagttaaatgcggaacaTGTATTTCATgcatcttaaaatgttattacataatgggtattgctatataccgcccctaaattccggttcaccgcacccttttgaccatattgcccttctcattttttttcccaaaaccttaaaaactctctctacttttctctcccgagcacaaagcCCGGATTTTACAAAAATGGATCAAAGCATTCCCGAAGATAGTgagttcgaacacgaggtaatattacgattattaaaaacgttatttaggtatttacgaaatttttttttttttggttttttcctGGGCGGGTGGCGCATACCACTCGTTCCGtaggccgaacggatgaactacccgttcggcctACGGAACGGGTGGTATgcgccacccgctccacccatggaacgggtggtacgcgcTGCCCGTTCCACCTACGGAACGGGCAGTACGCGCTGCCCGTTTCCACCTATGGTGAAACGGGCAGCCTGCCCGTTCAGGCAAAATTGGGCAGAAATTGCCCCGAACTATTTTTGCACGGGAGAAATAGTcccgaagtattttttttaattttaatgtcaaattttcgtatattcaggtaccgataGAAGATTGGAACCCCGATAACATTGAGTATAGTTCGCGTTTCATAACGGATACCGTTTTTCCCTCAAGTCAGgatgctattgattgggcaaaaaagatagctattcagaatgggtttgagaTTGTAATATATTCGCACAAACATGGGGGAAAACAGAAGCTGTTGcgatgttcacggggtgaacgatatagaggtgttgtgaaaattgatgaagatcctgcaattaggaaagtaaaactaaagcgtgccgctgtaaatttcagattaaagcctatcaacatgcagacctttctAGATAGGGGATACATGCTAAGGCtgggttaactggaatgcataaccatacaatgcgtatgtatccagagggaagtcggcaaatgagcggactcagtatcgcatctaaacaaattgtgcgtgatatgacttcagctcaagcaaagtcttgtgctattttagcagcagttaaagaaaaacacccagaggacaactcagtaattaaacacatatataattacagggacaaaatgaggagggacgggtttgaaggtagagacctggctagtcaattctaccatattgctgtggagaacaaatatgtcaattacacacaggctgattcaggtgtgataacgcatgtgttcatggcacatccagagtcagttgatatgttcaggacttaccactggtacatcggcattgattcaacgtacaaaacaaacaagtacaaaatgccgtttgttgagattgtggggatgacgccatgcaataataacttcaagatagcgtatgctattgttaaagacgagaccgaagggagctattgttggattttgcaaaggctGGAGATTTTGATTGGGGATGATCTTAACCCGACCGTTGTTGTTAGTGACAGGGAGCTTGGGTTATTAAAGCCGATCCaagaagtttttccacaagcagcgcacttgctatgcacttggcatataaataaggatgtggaagatcgtgtgtatagaattttgggagataaaggccttgcctctaaattcaagaatggcagatggagaacaatattacaatcattaaccattgaggagtacgagaccaatcttatgatgatgaaggataAGATGAGCAGGTACAAAAATATTATCTCGTATCTTGAGGAaacgtggttggtgcataaggagaagtttgttgttgcttggacaaaggagttcctacattttggcaacacaactacttgtcgagtggagagcgaacatgctagtctaaagcaatggctcaatacggcaactggctcccttgacacggtatggcagaaggttcacaagcagattgaatcacaagcaaccaatataaggtatttgcaatttcttctactgcaatttaggaatttgcatttatggttgtatcatttcactaactaataataattttgtcttcgtatcaggtacatgcttgagcagtccCGGCTTCGTCAAGTAGTCACTTTCGCCGGATGCCTATTAAGCCAACTTGTATTCAAAGTCTCTCACTAATGTCTGCAGTTGCTGAATGAAGAGTTAGAGCGCATGAGAg encodes:
- the LOC136217345 gene encoding proline-rich receptor-like protein kinase PERK5, whose protein sequence is MVGYCVGAGIRMLVLELVPNNTLDFHLYGGETPSINWENRMKIALGVAKGLVYLHKDCDPTVIHRIIKLSNVLLDFDFEPKIVQVLEGDMSMKLLWQHGKDKHYIRTLLC